The Sphingomonas sp. NBWT7 nucleotide sequence TGGCTTCGAGATCGCGCAGGGGCGGCTCGGGCCTGGCCGCATCCACCATTGCATGCGCACGATCGGCGTCGCCGAGGTCGGCATCGAGAAGATGGCGAAGCGGCTGTTGAGCCGTGTCGCGTTCGGCAAGCGCATCTCGGACCATTCGGTGTGGGAGCAGCGGATCGCGCAAGGCCGCATCGAGATTGAGATGACGCGCCTGTTGTGCCTCAAGGCGGCGCAGACGATGGATCACGCCGGCAACAAGGCGGCGCTGCAGGAAATCGCGATGATCAAGGTGTTCGCGCCCAACATGGCGCTGCGCATCCTCGACGACGCGGTACAGGCGCACGGCGGCGGCGGCGTTGCCGAGGATTACGGGCTCGCGCACGCCTGGGCATCGCAGCGCACGCTTCGCCTCGCCGACGGGCCCGACGAAGTGCACGCACGCACGATCGCGCGCAACGAGTTCGGCAAATACGGTGACTGGAAAGCCGAGACCGCCAACGATCGCGGCGCGCCGCGCACCGCCGAGGTGTCGAGCGGCGATATCGGCGTCTCGCGCTGAATCGGATGGAATAGGGTCCGTCGGTTCGAACCGTTCGGCGACCTGCTCTTCCCGCCCGGTGGGGCGACGAGGAGCAGGCCGTCGGCGGGTTTGCCCGGACGGCAGCGAAGGGGAATGAGGGTGAAGGCCGCAGTAATTTTCGAAACCAAGGCGCCGCTTCAGATCGAGGACGTCGTCGTCTCCAAGCCCGGCCCGCACGAGGTGCTGATCCGCACCGTCGCATGCGGCGTGTGCCGGTCCGACCTCCACTTTGTCGACGGCGCCTATCCACATCCGCTGCCGGCCATTCCGGGCCACGAGGCGGCCGGGATCGTCGAGGCGGTGGGCGACGAAGTGCGCACCGTGAAGGTCGGCGATGCGGTCGTCACCTGCCTCAGCGCTTTCTGCGGCCACTGCGAATTTTGCATCACCGGCCGCATGTTCCTGTGCGTCAGCGCCGAGACGCGCCGCGGGCAGACCGCCGAGCCGCGGCTGCGACTGGCGAACGGCGGCAACGTCAATCAGATGCTCAACCTGTCGGCCTATGCCGAGCAGATGCTGGTGCACGAGCATGCGTGCGTCGCGATCGACCCGGAAATGCCGCTCGACCGCGCGGCGCTGATCGGCTGCGCGGTGACGACGGGCGCCGGCGCGATTTTCAACACCACTGACGTGACACCGGGTGAGACAGTGTGCATCGTCGGCTGCGGCGGCATCGGCCTTGCAGCCGTCAACGCGGCGAAGATCGCCGGCGCCGGCAAGATCATCGCGCTCGATCCCGTGCCGGAGAAGCGCGCCGTCGCCGAGAAGCTTGGCGCGACGCACACCTTCGATCCGATGGCGAACAACGTCGTCGAGGAAGTAGTGGAGCTGACCAAGGGCGGCGTGCATCACGCGATCGAGGCGGTCGGGCGCGCCCAATCGGCGCAGACGACCGTCGACGTGCTTCGCCGCGGCGGCACCGCGACGATCCTGGGCATGATGCCGCTCGATCAGAAAGTCGGCCTCTCCGCGATGGAATTGCTGTCGGGCAAGAAGGTGCAGGGCGGCATCATGGGATCGAACCGCTTCCCGGTCGACATTCCGCGCCTGGTCGACTTCTACATGCGCGGGCTGCTCGATCTCGACACGATCATCGCCGAGCGCCTGCCGCTCTCGCGGATCAACGACGCGTTCGGCGAACTGCGCAAGGGTGATGCGACGCGCAGCGTGATCGTGTTCGATCAATGACGACGGCGATGGCGCAGGACACCAGCCTGCAGACGGAGGTTAGCGAGCGCGATCGGCTGGACACCGATCGCCTGTCAGCCTGGATGGCGGATCAAGTACCCGACTTCGCCGGTCCGCTGAGCTACGCGAAGTTTGCCGGCGGGCAGTCCAACCCGACGTACAAGCTGATGACGCCGGGTCGCAATTATGTGCTTCGGCGCAAGCCGATGGGCGAATTGCTGCCATCGGCGCATCAGGTCGATCGCGAATATCGCGTGATGGCGGCGCTCCATCCCACCGGCTTCCCGGTGCCGCGGCAGTACGGCCTGTGCGAGGACGATAGCGTCATCGGTTCGGCCTTCTACGTGATGGAGATGGTCGAGGGGCGTACGATCTGGGACGGATCGTTCCCCGGGATGGATGCCGACACCCGGCGCGCGCACTACCATGCGATGATCGACACGCTGGCGGCGCTGCACAACGTTGACCTGAAGGAAACGGGGCTCGAGGATTTCGGGCGGCCGGGCAATTACTTCGAGCGGCAGGTCAGCCGCTGGACGAAACAGTATCGCGGTGCCGAGACCGAGCATATGCCGGCGATGGAGCGGCTGATCGAGTGGCTGCCGCGGACGATCCCCGAGCAGACGCGCAGCACGATCGTGCATGGCGACTATCGCTGCGACAACATGAAGTTCGCGCCAGGATTGGAGCCGCGCGTCGCGGCGGTACTCGATTGGGAATTGTGCACCACGGGCGATCCGCTGGCGGACCTCAGTTACTTCCTGATCAGCTGGGTGACGCAGCCCGAGGGGCGTTCGGGCGTGATGGGGCTGACCGGGCCTGAGACGGGCATCCCGACGGTCGACGAAGTCGTCGCGCGCTACTGCGAGAAGACCGGGCGCGACGGCGTTCCCGATCTCGACTGGCTGCTGGCGTTCAACCTGTTCCGGCTGGCGTCGATCGTCCAAGGGATCCGCAAACGCTTCCTGATCGGTACGGCTTCCAGCGCGAGCGCCGAGGCAACCAGCGCGCGGGTGCCGATGCTTGCCGACGCAGCGTGGGACTTCGCGGTCAAGGCAGGCGCCTGAGCGGCAGCGACGGGAAGGGCGCAGCCTCTCACGGCAGCCCGTTCCCGCGTCGCCATTCACTACAATCAGCTAGGGAACAGGGTTGATGAGCCTATTCGATCTGACGAGCAAAGTCGTCGTCATCACCGGATCGTCGCGCGGGATCGGCAAGGCCAGCGCGATCGCCTGTGCCGAGCAGGGCGCGAAGGTGGTGATTTCGAGCCGCAAGCAGGACGCGTCGCAGGCGGTGGCGGACGAGATCAACGCGCGCTTCGGCGATGGTACCGCGATCGCGGTCGCCGCGAACATCTCGGACAAGGCGGCGCTGCAGAATCTCGTCGACGAGAGCCGGCGCGCGTTCGGGCGGATCGACTGCCTCGTCTGCAACGCCGCGTCCAACCCCTATTACGGGCCGCAGGAGGGGATCGCGGACGAGCAGTTCCGCAAGATCCTCGACAACAACATCCTGTCGAACCACTGGCTGATCACGATGGTCGCACCCGAGATGAAGGAGCGGGGAGAGGGATCGATCGTGATCGTCTCCTCGATCGGGGGCTTGCGCGGATCGACGGTGATCGGCGCCTATTGCATCAGCAAGGCAGCCGATATGCAGCTCGCGCGCAACCTCGCGCACGAATATGGCAAGCACGGCATCCGGGTGAACTGCATTGCGCCGGGCCTGATCAAGACCGATTTCGCCAAGGCGCTGTGGGAGGACGAAGCGGCGGTGGCCGAGCGCAACCGCACCACGCCGCTGCGGCGCATCGGCGAGCCCGACGAGATCGCGGGCGCGGTCGTCTATCTCGCGTCCAAGGCGAGCGGGTTCCTGACCGGGCAGACGCTCGTCATTGATGGCGGGGTGACGATCTAGCATCGTGCTGGCGCTGTTGGCGCGGGACGGAGGATCGGCGAAATGGAGGGTTGAATGGCAAGGTTCGAAGGTAAGTCGATCATCGTCACCGGCGCAGGGTCAGGCATCGGCCGTGCCGCCGCGACGCTGTTCGCCGCCGAGGGCGGGCAGGTGATCGTCGCCGACAAGAAGGGCGCTGACGCGACCGCGGAAGCGATCCGGGCGAGCGGCGGGGCGGCGCATGCGATCGAGATGGACGCCGGCAGCGAGGAGGATGTCGTACGCACCGTTGCGGCGGCGTGCGAGAAGTTCGGCGGGCTCGACGTGATGTTCGCCAACGCCGGGATCTCGGGCGGCATGGCCAACATCTTCGATACCGATGCCGCGCTGATCACCGA carries:
- a CDS encoding Zn-dependent alcohol dehydrogenase; its protein translation is MRVKAAVIFETKAPLQIEDVVVSKPGPHEVLIRTVACGVCRSDLHFVDGAYPHPLPAIPGHEAAGIVEAVGDEVRTVKVGDAVVTCLSAFCGHCEFCITGRMFLCVSAETRRGQTAEPRLRLANGGNVNQMLNLSAYAEQMLVHEHACVAIDPEMPLDRAALIGCAVTTGAGAIFNTTDVTPGETVCIVGCGGIGLAAVNAAKIAGAGKIIALDPVPEKRAVAEKLGATHTFDPMANNVVEEVVELTKGGVHHAIEAVGRAQSAQTTVDVLRRGGTATILGMMPLDQKVGLSAMELLSGKKVQGGIMGSNRFPVDIPRLVDFYMRGLLDLDTIIAERLPLSRINDAFGELRKGDATRSVIVFDQ
- a CDS encoding phosphotransferase family protein; this translates as MTTAMAQDTSLQTEVSERDRLDTDRLSAWMADQVPDFAGPLSYAKFAGGQSNPTYKLMTPGRNYVLRRKPMGELLPSAHQVDREYRVMAALHPTGFPVPRQYGLCEDDSVIGSAFYVMEMVEGRTIWDGSFPGMDADTRRAHYHAMIDTLAALHNVDLKETGLEDFGRPGNYFERQVSRWTKQYRGAETEHMPAMERLIEWLPRTIPEQTRSTIVHGDYRCDNMKFAPGLEPRVAAVLDWELCTTGDPLADLSYFLISWVTQPEGRSGVMGLTGPETGIPTVDEVVARYCEKTGRDGVPDLDWLLAFNLFRLASIVQGIRKRFLIGTASSASAEATSARVPMLADAAWDFAVKAGA
- a CDS encoding SDR family NAD(P)-dependent oxidoreductase, with protein sequence MSLFDLTSKVVVITGSSRGIGKASAIACAEQGAKVVISSRKQDASQAVADEINARFGDGTAIAVAANISDKAALQNLVDESRRAFGRIDCLVCNAASNPYYGPQEGIADEQFRKILDNNILSNHWLITMVAPEMKERGEGSIVIVSSIGGLRGSTVIGAYCISKAADMQLARNLAHEYGKHGIRVNCIAPGLIKTDFAKALWEDEAAVAERNRTTPLRRIGEPDEIAGAVVYLASKASGFLTGQTLVIDGGVTI